In Citrus sinensis cultivar Valencia sweet orange chromosome 2, DVS_A1.0, whole genome shotgun sequence, a single genomic region encodes these proteins:
- the LOC127900247 gene encoding pentatricopeptide repeat-containing protein At1g77170, mitochondrial-like translates to MIEPRLDFYTRTGRIDLANKIFDRLPVKDSASWITLILGYGMLGELDVAINLFEAMREDGVEYYPVSHIGVLTACSLGGLVEKGKKFFDEMQARNVKPTETHYACMVYLLIKYNQKAR, encoded by the coding sequence ATGATTGAACCGCGCCTGGACTTCTATACTAGGACTGGACGAATTGATCTAGCTAATAAGATATTTGATCGTCTCCCAGTCAAAGATTCAGCCTCTTGGATTACACTGATTTTAGGTTATGGAATGCTTGGTGAGTTGGACGTTGCTATCAATCTCTTCGAAGCTATGAGAGAAGATGGTGTGGAGTATTATCCTGTTTCGCACATTGGTGTTCTGACGGCTTGTAGTCTTGGAGGACTAGTCGAGAAGGGGAAGAAGTTCTTCGATGAAATGCAAGCTCGCAACGTTAAGCCAACAGAAACGCACTATGCTTGTATGGTTTATCTCTTGATAAAGTACAATCAAAAGGCTCGATAA
- the LOC102623126 gene encoding pentatricopeptide repeat-containing protein At1g18485-like: MLLRSHARTALSLGLSLYKPEAHFLFTKANHQSHINLLAISSDCKSLYQIKQTHAFAIQNGFLPTSVSLSASLILRYAAFEEPNAAIFLFEQTISHCRTAFLWNTLIRALSVARIHDGFTTYNRMVRTGVRPDDHTFPFALKACADNMELQKGMEIHGSLFKLGFDTDVFVGNTLLLLYGSCGCLGDVKKAFDEMPERDTVSWNTIIGMFSVNGYYVEALDLYYEMISRSGFKPNPVSIVSVLPVCGCLAGEVMARLIHCYVVKVGLDVQVTISNALVDVYGKCGNVTASRQVFDAMVQRNEVSWNTVISGLAYTRNNMEALDMFRLMIAAGLTPNSIAISSILPVLVELEFFNLGKEIHGFSLRMGVDSDVFIANSLIDMYAKSSRPAEASYLFHNIAEKNIVSWNAMVANFAQNRFELKALQLVREMPIHNEFPNSVTLTNVLPACARGHFLRPGKEIHARIIRKGLNFDLFLTNALTDMYAKCGCLNLAQNVFNISFRDEVSYNILIVGYSQTSDCSESLSLFSEMRLLGMKHDVVSFMGAISACANLAAIKQGKEIHGVTIRKHLHTHLFVANSILDFYTRSGRIDLANKIFDCLPVKDSASWNTLILGYGMLGEVDTAINLFEAMREDGVGYDPVSYIAILTACSHGGLVEKGKKYFDEMQADSVKPTEMHYACMVDLLGRAGLMEDAVKVIKNLPVEPDANIWGALLGACRIYGNVELGAWAAEHLFMLKPQHCGYYILLSNMYAEAGKWDEASKVRELMKSREAKKNPGCSWVQTRDEVQDFVVNDRMKTFTPGPA, translated from the coding sequence ATGTTATTACGGAGCCACGCACGTACTGCTCTTAGTCTGGGACTGAGTTTGTACAAACCCGAAGCTCATTTCCTCTTCACAAAAGCCAACCACCAGTCCCACATAAATCTCCTCGCAATTTCCTCCGACTGCAAGTCTCTATACCAAATCAAACAAACCCACGCCTTCGCAATTCAAAATGGCTTCCTTCCTACAAGTGTCTCCCTCTCCGCGTCTTTAATCCTTCGCTACGCGGCGTTTGAAGAACCAAATGCTGCTATCTTTCTCTTTGAACAAACTATCTCACATTGCCGCACTgcatttttgtggaacacactCATTCGAGCTCTATCCGTTGCCCGAATTCACGATGGCTTCACAACGTATAATCGAATGGTTCGGACCGGCGTTCGGCCTGATGATCATACCTTCCCTTTTGCCCTCAAGGCGTGTGCCGATAATATGGAGCTTCAAAAGGGCATGGAGATTCATGGGAGTCTGTTCAAGCTTGGTTTTGATACAGATGTTTTCGTTGGCAATacccttttgctgctctatgGTAGCTGTGGGTGTTTGGGTGATGTGAAAAAAGCGTTTGATGAAATGCCTGAGAGAGATACTGTGTCCTGGAATACGATAATAGGAATGTTTTCGGTTAATGGATATTATGTGGAGGCGCTTGATTTGTATTATGAAATGATTTCAAGGTCTGGATTTAAACCAAATCCTGTTAGTATTGTCAGTGTTTTGCCGGTTTGTGGGTGCCTTGCAGGCGAGGTCATGGCAAGGCTGATTCATTGTTATGTTGTGAAGGTTGGCTTGGATGTTCAGGTGACTATCAGCAATGCATTGGTTGATGTGTATGGGAAATGTGGGAATGTGACGGCTTCGAGACAAGTTTTTGATGCAATGGTACAGAGGAACGAGGTCTCTTGGAATACCGTAATTTCTGGTCTTGCCTATACTAGGAATAATATGGAGGCCTTGGATATGTTTAGGCTGATGATTGCTGCAGGGTTGACACCCAACTCTATTGCAATATCTAGCATTTTGCCTGTTTTGGTTGAGTtagaatttttcaatttagggAAGGAAATTCATGGTTTCAGTTTAAGAATGGGAGTTGACTCTGATGTTTTCATTGCCAATTCATTGATTGATATGTATGCAAAATCAAGCCGCCCAGCAGAAGCGTCCTATTTGTTTCACAATATTGCAGAAAAGAACATTGTTTCCTGGAATGCCATGGTTGCTAACTTTGCTCAAAACAGGTTTGAGTTAAAAGCTTTGCAATTAGTAAGAGAAATGCCCATTCATAATGAGTTTCCCAATTCTGTTACTCTGACAAATGTTCTTCCAGCTTGTGCACGGGGTCATTTTCTTCGCCCTGGGAAAGAAATCCATGCAAGGATTATTCGCAAGGGATTAAACTTTGATCTGTTTCTCACCAATGCTCTGACAGATATGTATGCAAAATGTGGCTGCCTAAACCTAGCTCAAAACGTTTTTAACATCTCCTTTAGGGATGAAGTATCTTACAATATACTTATAGTAGGCTATTCTCAAACTAGTGATTGTTCAGAATCTCTGAGTTTGTTCTCTGAAATGCGACTCTTGGGTATGAAGCATGATGTAGTATCTTTTATGGGTGCTATATCAGCTTGTGCAAATCTTGCTGCAATAAAGCAAGGGAAAGAAATACATGGTGTTACAATAAGAAAACATCTTCATACACATCTCTTTGTTGCAAACTCAATTTTGGACTTCTATACTAGAAGTGGACGAATTGATCTAGCTAATAAGATATTTGATTGTCTCCCAGTCAAAGATTCAGCCTCTTGGAATACATTGATTTTAGGTTATGGAATGCTTGGTGAGGTGGACACTGCAATCAATCTCTTTGAAGCTATGAGGGAAGATGGTGTGGGGTATGATCCTGTTTCGTACATTGCTATTCTGACAGCTTGTAGTCATGGAGGACTAGTCGAGAAGGGGAAGAAGTACTTCGATGAAATGCAAGCTGACAGTGTTAAGCCAACAGAAATGCACTATGCTTGTATGGTTGATCTCCTTGGCCGAGCTGGCCTTATGGAGGATGCAGTGAAAGTTATCAAAAACCTGCCTGTTGAACCAGATGCCAATATCTGGGGAGCTTTGCTCGGGGCATGTCGAATCTATGGTAACGTAGAGTTGGGGGCTTGGGCAGCTGAGCATCTGTTTATGTTAAAGCCCCAACATTGTGGATATTATATACTTCTTTCAAACATGTATGCAGAAGCAGGGAAATGGGATGAGGCTAGCAAGGTTAGGGAATTGATGAAATCAAGAGAGGCAAAGAAGAATCCTGGTTGCAGTTGGGTCCAAACAAGGGACGAAGTGCAGGATTTTGTAGTTAATGACAGAATGAAGACCTTCACTCCGGGTCCCGCGTGA
- the LOC102622818 gene encoding uncharacterized protein LOC102622818: protein MVGSNQKRHLLLYSLVALVFFYSYYYHSSLPTSKNLTRTETETFNLIPQNAPSHSSNFTLIIKVLTFNRLNSLSRCLHSLSAADYLTDRVHLHVYVDHSAPLADQSSSESDSRAILRFLDGFEWKFGDKFVHYRTANAGLQAQWLEAWWPTSDHEFAFVVEDDLEVSPLFYKFLRGLIVNYYYHAPSNLTRSIYGASLQRPRFVPGKHGNKIHLDNGTQLFLYQLVGTWGQLLFPQPWKEFRLWYDDHKARGIKPFLDGMVTTGWYKKMGERIWTPWFIKFIYSHGYFNFYTHFPNERALSVSHRDAGVNYGKSAGPDSKLLDESSLDFNILKMQPLSNLKWYDFCFREVFPGRVVKSMDDLGTVLPSVQRQETVLVVSLFGASDAVTRNLLCQFERINSQNHIFLGSHSDFLYDLARRGNPVIDADLFLNDIRAYESLSLQSSDARLTKEVLVKVYVIKKCLEYRYSAWVVDANFLPFSNDLFLEPIDATSDFYYGESSKLLFVKSSSSVQKMWTKNFLYEVANLVDKVSLPRDHRNFANIMANLLRQKAGVMIKRVDESKIGLDIGTGSANQSSSAVGKKIVYWSADLGPDRIQKQLEELSLWDIDSDSSCKAVICHQS, encoded by the exons atggtgggtAGCAATCAAAAGAGACACTTGCTACTCTACTCACTCGTTGCCCTCGTCTTCTTCTACTCTTATTATTACCATTCATCTCTTCCCACTTCCAAAAATCTCACTCGCACCGAAACCGAAACCTTTAACTTAATTCCCCAAAATGCCCCCTCCCACTCCTCCAATTTCACTCTCATAATCAAAGTCCTCACCTTCAATCGCCTCAACTCCCTATCCCGCTGCCTCCACTCTCTTTCCGCTGCCGATTACCTAACCGACAGAGTCCATCTCCATGTCTACGTTGACCATTCTGCCCCTCTCGCCGATCAATCGTCGTCGGAGTCGGACTCACGGGCGATCTTGCGTTTTCTTGATGGATTTGAGTGGAAATTCGGGGATAAATTCGTTCATTATCGGACTGCAAACGCGGGGCTGCAGGCTCAATGGCTCGAGGCTTGGTGGCCAACTTCAGATCACGAGTTTGCCTTTGTCGTTGAAGATGATTTGGAGGTTTCGCCtcttttttacaaatttcttAGGGGTTTGATCGTCAATTACTACTATCACGCTCCTTCCAATCTTACTCGCTCTATCTACGGAGCCTCGCTTCAGCGTCCAAGGTTCGTCCCAG GTAAGCATGGAAACAAAATACACCTAGATAATGGAACACAGCTTTTCTTGTACCAGTTGGTTGGCACTTGGGGTCAGCTTCTTTTTCCACAACCTTGGAAGGAGTTCAGGTTGTGGTATGACGATCACAAAGCCAGGGGCATCAAGCCATTTCTTGATGGGATG GTGACAACAGGATGGTACAAGAAGATGGGAGAAAGAATCTGGACTCCTTggttcattaaatttatatattctcATGGCTATTTCAATTTCTACACCCATTTTCCAAATGAGAGGGCACTTAGTGTCTCTCACCGAGATGCTGGTGTTAACTATGGAAAATCAGCTGGGCCAGATTCCAAACTATTGGATGAAAGTTCGCTTGATTTCAACATTCTGAAAATGCAGCCTTTGAGTAATCTGAAATGGTACGATTTCTGTTTCAGAGAAGTATTTCCTGGAAGAGTTGTGAAAAGCATGGATGATCTTGGTACTGTTCTTCCCTCTGTGCAGAGACAAGAAACAGTTCTGGTTGTGAGCTTATTTGGGGCATCTGATGCAGTAACAAGGAACCTCCTGTGCCAGTTTGAGAGGATAAATAGTCAGAACCACATATTTTTAGGCTCGCATTCTGACTTTCTGTATGATCTTGCCAGAAGGGGAAATCCAGTGATTGATGCGGACCTATTTCTTAACGATATCAGAGCATATGAATCTCTGAGCTTACAAAGTTCTGATGCTAGGTTGACAAAGGAAGTCTTAGTGAAGGTATATGTAATCAAAAAGTGTTTAGAATATAGGTATAGTGCTTGGGTAGTGGATGCAAATTTTCTTCCCTTTAGTAATGATTTGTTTCTTGAACCAATTGATGCAACCTCTGACTTCTATTATGGGGAGAGTTCTAAACTGCTTTTTGTAAAGAGCTCATCTTCTGTTCAGAAAATGTGGACTAAGAATTTTTTGTATGAAGTTGCAAATTTGGTGGATAAAGTTTCTTTACCCAGAGATCACagaaactttgcaaatataATGGCAAACTTATTGAGACAGAAGGCTGGTGTGATGATTAAGAGGGTTGATGAATCGAAGATTGGGTTGGATATTGGCACTGGAAGTGCTAACCAGTCCTCTTCTGCTGTAGGGAAGAAGATTGTTTATTGGTCTGCTGACCTGGGGCCGGATAGAATTCAAAAGCAGCTTGAAGAATTGAGTCTGTGGGATATAGACAGTGACTCATCTTGCAAGGCAGTCATTTGTCACCAGTCATAG